In Crateriforma spongiae, the following proteins share a genomic window:
- a CDS encoding nucleoside deaminase, with protein sequence MDAFLKEAIREAEQGAREGGIPIGSVLVIDGEIVGRGRNRRVQDGSAIRHAEMDCLENAGRLTADQYAKAILYSTLSPCDMCSGAALLYRIPKIVIGENLTFQGPESYVRSRGVDLTIVDDPECVRMMRQFIANRPALWNEDIGEVGDG encoded by the coding sequence ATGGACGCGTTTTTGAAAGAGGCAATCCGAGAGGCCGAGCAAGGTGCCCGTGAAGGCGGAATACCGATAGGTTCTGTTCTGGTGATCGACGGAGAGATTGTCGGACGTGGTCGCAATCGCAGGGTGCAAGATGGCAGCGCGATTCGTCACGCGGAGATGGATTGCTTGGAGAATGCGGGGCGGTTGACGGCGGATCAGTATGCCAAAGCGATCCTGTATTCAACGTTGTCGCCATGTGACATGTGCAGTGGCGCGGCTCTGTTGTATAGGATTCCGAAGATCGTGATCGGTGAAAATTTGACGTTTCAGGGGCCGGAGTCGTATGTTCGATCGCGAGGCGTCGATTTGACAATCGTTGATGATCCCGAGTGCGTCCGCATGATGCGTCAGTTCATTGCGAATCGTCCTGCTTTATGGAACGAAGACATCGGCGAAGTTGGTGATGGTTAG